A section of the Micromonas commoda chromosome 14, complete sequence genome encodes:
- a CDS encoding predicted protein: protein MPVAVAVRIPAVGAVAHRPSHRARRCGLASAIAPRPPSSSSVAPRPRLGLASPSAQPMVATRASNPDTALLTGADYVPSPMDTSMLTSQLVVLGFTGVMVAYWWYVLVPGARVNLAVNKRSGRLRDYLEELKGDDSRKMERFFYQKWLAKVDPETRFLLRDDGDEDGGDGDVVKAKTRLSDTEGVTRDVGDESLEDVIRKARRTPKFWSGDNPVLVGTALTVGAGVLVGALTGR from the coding sequence ATGCCTGTGGCTGTGGCTGTCCGCAtccccgcggtgggcgcTGTCGCCCATCGACCCTCACATCGCGCACGCCGATGCGGtctcgcgtccgccatcgcgccgcgcccgccgtcctcgtcctccgtcgcgccccgcccgcgcctcggtctcgcgtcgccgagcgcccaACCCATggtcgccacgcgcgcgtccaacCCGGACACCGCGCTGCTGACCGGCGCCGACTACGTCCCGAGTCCCATGGACACGTCCATGCTCACGTCCCAGCTGGTGGTGCTGGGGTTCACCGGGGTCATGGTGGCGTACTGGTGGTACGTTCTcgtgcccggcgcgcgcgtcaacCTGGCGGTGAACAAACGATCGGGTAGGCTCCGCGActacctcgaggagctcaagggcGACGACAGTCGGAAGATGGAGCGCTTCTTCTACCAGAAGTGGCTGGCGAAGGTGGACCCGGAGACCAGGTTCTTACTcagggacgacggggacgaggacgggggggacggggacgtggTCAAGGCGAAGACGAGGCTTTCGGACACGGAGGGGGTGACGAGAGACGTGGGAGACGAATCGCTCGAAGACGTCATCCGCAaggcgaggcggacgcccAAGTTTTGGAGCGGCGATAACCCGGTGCTGGTGGGCACCGCGCTCACTGTGGGGGCGGGGGTGCTGGTCGGGGCGCTCACGGGGCGAtag